A single region of the Fenollaria sporofastidiosus genome encodes:
- the pgsA gene encoding CDP-diacylglycerol--glycerol-3-phosphate 3-phosphatidyltransferase, which produces MNLANKITMFRIFLLPIFVLSCYFDQSGISSLLIFLLGSFSDFLDGYVARKYNMITDFGKFIDPIADKILVLSAFIMFIERGFVEPWVVIVVLFRELLISGFRMLAAKKNISIAADIFGKLKTTTQFFCVIFFFLTIILISGKMFIIGKVLLYISVVLTVLSMINYLYKNREVLHGTML; this is translated from the coding sequence ATGAACCTAGCAAATAAAATTACAATGTTTAGAATATTTTTGCTGCCAATTTTTGTATTAAGCTGTTATTTTGATCAAAGTGGTATATCTAGCCTATTAATATTTTTACTTGGATCATTTAGCGACTTTCTAGATGGCTACGTTGCCAGAAAGTACAATATGATTACAGACTTTGGTAAATTCATAGACCCTATAGCAGATAAGATACTTGTACTAAGTGCCTTTATTATGTTTATAGAAAGGGGCTTTGTTGAGCCATGGGTAGTCATAGTAGTTTTATTTAGAGAGCTACTTATCTCTGGCTTTAGAATGCTTGCAGCGAAGAAAAATATATCCATAGCTGCAGACATCTTTGGCAAGCTAAAGACAACAACACAGTTCTTCTGTGTAATATTTTTCTTTTTAACAATTATTTTGATAAGTGGAAAGATGTTTATAATTGGCAAGGTTCTACTATATATTTCTGTAGTTTTAACTGTTTTATCAATGATAAACTATTTATATAAGAACAGGGAAGTATTACATGGAACAATGCTGTAA
- a CDS encoding CinA family protein, producing MEQCCKIIEILKEKQMTISGAESITGGLISCELVKVSGASDVFRGTLVSYQSCVKVDTLKVPVDLIDKYTPVSMPVLSSMLDGANELFNTDFVYAITGSAGPTSYDGIPVGLVYYGVKYKSHQYLHKKVYTGTRCDIIKEAKNNLIDLILEIISK from the coding sequence ATGGAACAATGCTGTAAGATTATTGAAATCTTAAAAGAAAAGCAAATGACAATCTCGGGTGCTGAGTCCATAACAGGTGGTCTTATATCATGCGAACTTGTTAAGGTATCAGGCGCATCCGATGTCTTTCGCGGCACGCTTGTATCGTATCAATCATGCGTAAAGGTAGATACACTTAAAGTACCAGTGGATCTTATTGATAAGTACACACCGGTATCTATGCCCGTACTATCTAGTATGCTTGATGGAGCAAACGAGCTATTTAATACTGATTTTGTATATGCAATAACAGGTAGCGCAGGACCGACTTCATACGATGGTATACCTGTTGGACTTGTTTACTATGGTGTGAAGTATAAATCACATCAATATTTACATAAAAAGGTATATACAGGCACAAGATGTGATATAATAAAAGAAGCGAAGAATAATTTAATCGACTTAATATTAGAAATAATAAGTAAATAA
- a CDS encoding AAA family ATPase, translated as MVKIKKLDLINFQSHKFTSLELADGLNVIVGPSDNGKTSILRAIRWVLFNEPQGMSMLRNNEDFVSVRIYFNNDYSVERKRSKKENLYIIYNEKTGEVQEFNSLRTGLPPEVLHVMKIKKVTLDKANDINFNIQFQHDGPFMFSFTATQKSALIGKMYKLDVVDKAIDDTNKDIKSQKSDIKRINEEIKDLDEKILVYANIEKEEKLLKDREQITRRVEESVEKLNFVNKIKESLEENTQNRDYLLNKIKDFDKLLSNEALIAKITKAYKLFGEYKVYKQRLDKVKLDIDKTEAIYTKSKTLTDKLDIDKTIVKNIDTFTKLSELRKRLLDVNASIDKGRYFIKDNDDKLSSDLKEYTELLLKLKKCPYCNSDVDREHIDMIVKEYL; from the coding sequence ATGGTCAAGATTAAAAAATTAGATCTAATAAATTTTCAATCGCATAAGTTTACTTCACTCGAATTAGCTGATGGTCTTAATGTCATAGTAGGTCCATCTGACAACGGTAAGACATCAATACTAAGAGCTATACGCTGGGTACTGTTTAACGAGCCACAGGGTATGAGTATGCTCAGAAACAATGAGGACTTCGTATCGGTAAGAATCTACTTCAATAACGACTACTCAGTGGAGAGAAAGCGCTCGAAGAAGGAGAATTTATACATCATCTACAATGAAAAGACTGGTGAAGTACAAGAGTTTAACAGCTTAAGAACTGGACTTCCACCGGAGGTCTTACACGTGATGAAGATAAAGAAAGTTACACTTGACAAGGCTAATGACATAAACTTCAATATACAGTTTCAGCACGATGGACCTTTTATGTTTAGCTTCACTGCAACACAAAAGTCAGCCCTCATAGGTAAGATGTATAAGCTTGATGTTGTTGACAAGGCAATCGACGATACTAACAAGGATATAAAGTCGCAAAAGTCAGATATTAAGAGAATCAACGAAGAGATAAAAGATCTTGATGAAAAGATACTCGTATACGCTAACATTGAAAAGGAAGAGAAACTTCTTAAAGACAGAGAGCAAATTACGAGAAGAGTAGAAGAGTCAGTAGAAAAACTAAACTTTGTAAACAAGATAAAAGAGAGCTTAGAAGAGAATACACAAAACAGAGACTACTTGCTTAATAAGATAAAAGATTTTGATAAGCTTCTAAGTAACGAGGCATTGATAGCTAAAATTACAAAAGCATATAAACTATTTGGTGAGTACAAGGTATACAAGCAAAGACTAGACAAAGTAAAGCTTGATATAGACAAGACAGAAGCAATATATACAAAGAGCAAGACTCTTACAGATAAGCTTGATATAGACAAGACAATTGTTAAGAACATAGATACATTCACAAAGCTAAGCGAGTTAAGAAAGCGCTTATTAGATGTAAACGCATCCATTGACAAGGGTAGATACTTTATCAAGGATAATGATGATAAGCTAAGTAGCGACCTAAAAGAGTATACAGAGCTTCTTCTTAAGCTAAAGAAGTGCCCTTATTGTAACTCAGATGTTGATAGAGAGCACATCGACATGATTGTTAAAGAATATTTATAA
- the rimO gene encoding 30S ribosomal protein S12 methylthiotransferase RimO translates to MKHLNKVFILTMGCSKNDVDSETMAYKLKNDDYTIINNPSEADYIIINTCSFINAAKEESIDAIFDMINQKKAGAKIIVSGCLAQRYSKELKEEIPEIDIIVGTGMFQNIASIIKEYEDNNKDDVYVDNINADIEYIEKDAADITEYVKIAEGCNNLCTYCIIPKLRGRLRSRPIDDIVNEINHLYKLGTKEVILIAQNTTDYGTDIYSRPSLDMLLKAILDRTKMPWIRIMYLYPDNITDELIGTFNSSDRILKYMDIPLQHASDHVLKMMNRHINKEETHALISKLRTKIDDLVLRTTFIVGFPGESEEDFKELLNFIKEEKFDKLGVFEYSDEEGTRSYSFNEKLDEDTKRRRREEIMDAQMDISRASLEKRVGTVMKCLIEDGADGEYTARSFMDAPDVDGLVYISTDKDLELGSFFDIKITEALEYDLRGEIYEPSK, encoded by the coding sequence GTGAAACACTTGAATAAAGTATTTATACTTACTATGGGCTGCTCAAAAAATGATGTAGACTCAGAAACTATGGCATATAAGCTAAAGAATGATGACTATACAATTATAAACAATCCAAGCGAGGCTGATTATATAATTATCAACACTTGCTCGTTCATAAATGCAGCAAAGGAAGAGTCTATAGACGCAATATTTGATATGATTAATCAAAAGAAGGCAGGTGCTAAAATTATAGTTAGCGGCTGCCTTGCTCAAAGGTATTCAAAAGAACTCAAGGAAGAGATACCAGAGATAGATATCATAGTTGGTACGGGTATGTTCCAAAATATTGCGAGCATAATTAAAGAGTATGAAGATAATAACAAAGACGATGTTTATGTTGACAATATAAATGCAGATATTGAATATATAGAAAAGGATGCTGCGGACATTACAGAGTATGTAAAGATTGCTGAAGGCTGTAACAACCTATGCACTTATTGCATAATACCAAAGCTTAGAGGCAGACTAAGGTCGAGACCAATCGATGATATAGTTAATGAAATTAATCATCTATACAAGCTTGGCACTAAAGAAGTAATACTTATAGCACAAAACACAACAGACTATGGCACAGATATATACTCAAGACCGTCACTTGATATGCTATTGAAGGCGATACTTGACAGGACGAAGATGCCGTGGATAAGAATTATGTATTTATATCCAGACAATATTACTGATGAGCTAATTGGAACATTTAATTCATCAGATAGAATACTTAAGTACATGGATATACCTCTTCAACATGCATCAGACCACGTACTTAAGATGATGAACAGGCATATTAACAAAGAAGAGACACACGCTTTAATAAGTAAACTTAGAACAAAGATAGACGACTTAGTACTAAGAACAACCTTCATAGTCGGCTTCCCAGGAGAGAGCGAAGAAGACTTTAAAGAGCTATTAAACTTTATAAAAGAAGAAAAGTTTGATAAGCTTGGCGTCTTTGAATATAGCGACGAAGAAGGTACAAGGAGCTACTCCTTTAATGAAAAGCTTGATGAGGATACAAAGAGGCGCAGAAGAGAAGAGATTATGGATGCGCAAATGGACATCTCAAGAGCAAGTTTAGAAAAGAGAGTAGGAACAGTTATGAAGTGTTTAATCGAAGATGGGGCCGATGGCGAGTATACAGCCAGAAGCTTTATGGACGCTCCTGATGTTGATGGACTAGTTTACATAAGCACAGATAAAGATTTAGAACTTGGAAGCTTTTTTGATATTAAGATCACAGAAGCACTCGAGTATGATTTAAGAGGTGAAATTTATGAACCTAGCAAATAA
- a CDS encoding ATPase, protein MNNYTLEIERIKKFNKSLENKILQDKTKRQMLLEKKASLAKEAENLDEKNMIFEKTKLLLEKTSDYARKQAIKGIENMVTGALREIFSSQSKFIIEEKTVAGKVAVDFYLEDEVDGEKVLTDPQEQRGGGYVDIISLALRFAMIEVFNPKIEGPILLDEPAKFVSEDYIYNVAEFLSKVSESFKRQIIMVTHSKYLSNIGEKTFEVIKRDNVSEVVEK, encoded by the coding sequence ATGAATAATTATACTTTAGAGATTGAAAGAATCAAAAAATTTAATAAGTCTTTAGAGAATAAAATTTTGCAGGATAAAACGAAGAGACAGATGCTACTTGAGAAGAAAGCTTCACTTGCGAAAGAAGCAGAAAACTTAGATGAGAAGAACATGATCTTTGAGAAGACAAAACTCTTACTTGAAAAGACGAGCGACTATGCAAGAAAGCAAGCGATAAAGGGCATTGAGAATATGGTTACAGGCGCCTTAAGAGAGATATTCTCCTCGCAAAGCAAGTTCATCATAGAAGAAAAGACAGTAGCTGGTAAGGTCGCTGTTGACTTTTACCTTGAAGATGAGGTCGATGGCGAGAAAGTGCTTACAGATCCACAAGAGCAAAGAGGCGGCGGCTATGTCGATATTATATCACTTGCACTGCGTTTTGCAATGATTGAAGTTTTCAATCCTAAGATCGAAGGACCAATATTATTAGATGAGCCAGCAAAGTTTGTCTCAGAAGACTACATCTACAACGTTGCAGAGTTTTTATCAAAGGTAAGCGAAAGCTTTAAAAGGCAGATAATCATGGTAACACACTCAAAGTACTTATCGAACATAGGAGAGAAGACTTTTGAAGTCATCAAAAGAGACAATGTATCAGAAGTAGTAGAGAAGTAG
- a CDS encoding metallophosphoesterase family protein: MKFVFLTDTHIKEKNPINRLDNYFETVINKIDEVAHFAVDNKVDFIVHGGDLFDTPTVSTICLVKFNRILFYLKENNINFYVVSGNHDIYGRNPDTLPRTHLGLLESFEAVEMLDRYNTVEERCSNGRTIKIVGTPYIYKMDGEDKKAYLLNDYEKDDNEFLINVVHGMLLEKPFIKEIEHTVVTDILDTKADLTLSGHYHTGFGVIKLNGKTFLNPGSLTRCSNTTEEYKRMPQYALIEINEDFKLDIKLIDVKCAKPGFEVLDREYIEKHKNDKLEVLNFENTIREAANFDKYDYYSVLEEIIKSDNVEKAVIDEAKKRLERAEEDIHGQD, translated from the coding sequence ATGAAATTTGTATTTTTAACAGATACACATATTAAAGAAAAAAATCCTATCAATAGACTAGATAATTATTTTGAAACGGTAATTAATAAGATTGACGAAGTCGCACACTTTGCTGTTGACAATAAAGTTGATTTTATAGTTCACGGTGGAGATCTTTTTGATACTCCAACCGTTTCAACTATTTGTCTTGTCAAATTTAATAGGATTCTTTTTTATTTAAAAGAGAATAATATAAATTTCTACGTAGTTAGTGGCAATCACGACATCTACGGACGCAACCCTGATACGCTTCCGAGAACACATCTAGGACTGCTTGAATCATTTGAAGCGGTAGAGATGCTTGATAGGTATAATACAGTTGAGGAAAGATGCAGTAACGGTAGGACAATCAAGATAGTGGGCACGCCATATATATACAAGATGGATGGAGAGGATAAGAAGGCATACCTATTAAATGACTATGAGAAAGATGATAATGAGTTTTTGATAAACGTTGTTCATGGTATGCTCTTAGAAAAACCATTTATTAAAGAGATAGAGCACACTGTTGTGACTGATATACTTGATACTAAGGCTGACCTTACCTTATCAGGCCACTACCATACAGGCTTTGGTGTGATTAAGCTTAATGGAAAGACGTTTTTAAATCCAGGTTCACTTACAAGGTGCTCAAATACGACTGAAGAGTATAAGAGGATGCCTCAATATGCACTAATCGAAATAAATGAAGACTTTAAATTAGATATTAAGCTCATCGATGTGAAGTGTGCAAAGCCGGGATTTGAAGTTTTAGATAGAGAGTACATCGAAAAGCATAAGAACGACAAGCTTGAAGTTCTTAACTTCGAAAATACCATCAGAGAGGCTGCAAACTTCGACAAGTACGACTACTATAGCGTCTTAGAAGAGATAATTAAGTCTGATAATGTTGAAAAGGCTGTTATAGATGAGGCGAAGAAGCGTTTAGAGAGAGCGGAGGAAGATATACATGGTCAAGATTAA
- a CDS encoding phospho-sugar mutase, whose protein sequence is MGKILNFKNDINEQDQETFKSYTKTIHTKPYTFTYDNYKQGLVLSYLYINGKSYGVKTYIEAYQLMLKILSVDNEDAIYKYYIDNGFYSSSGSDFKSPYKFRNIYIETKYNTKRTLIMIDDIAKLCGADYYLLSTKMNIRIKSSNERYNKWLSYTSLTSSDAASLKSLSSKKIESNFASDLVFGTAGLRGKLGLGTNMMNVYTVKLAAKAIALVLKQKFSNPSVVIGYDTRHMSKDFANISKNIFTNEGIKVYLFNEPLPTPFVSYGIRHYKASAGVMVTASHNPKDYNGYKVYNEHGSQILEDMADSVQSAMKEVDFDEVSITDTNDALLKIIDDEFFKSYYRDLYSIKLDLDMDKDLNFVYTPLNGTGLKPILKVIKDFGFNNYHIPKRQEIPDPDFKTCPYPNPEFKEAFNLAIALAKKHGSDVIFASDPDCDRINMALKQKDDYVILDGNRVGALMLDFILNHVKAPKTSYLVKSIVTSDFAKAIAEEHGLECVDVLTGFKNICKLANDFEKDKNKHFFFGFEESIGYVYKDFVRDKDAVNAFMILLQMTSYYKKRGMDILEHLDELYKKYGYFVQAQESIVFEGLAGKEKMDRIMDDFRNNYKAEIDELKFVKRVDYLNDETGLDKSNVLKYYLDPYSWIAIRPSGTEPKIKFYFSIRTKNEAEAKKELDRIKSIFLEKIK, encoded by the coding sequence ATGGGTAAAATATTAAATTTTAAAAACGATATTAATGAGCAAGATCAAGAAACTTTTAAATCTTATACAAAAACAATTCACACTAAACCATATACATTTACTTATGATAATTATAAACAAGGCCTAGTACTAAGTTACTTGTATATAAATGGTAAGTCATATGGGGTTAAAACATATATTGAAGCATACCAACTAATGTTAAAGATTCTGTCTGTTGACAACGAGGATGCTATATACAAGTATTATATAGATAATGGCTTCTACTCTAGTTCAGGTAGTGACTTTAAAAGTCCATACAAGTTTAGAAACATATACATCGAGACTAAATATAATACAAAGAGAACTCTAATTATGATCGATGACATTGCGAAGCTTTGCGGTGCTGATTACTACTTACTTTCTACTAAAATGAACATCAGAATTAAAAGCTCGAATGAAAGGTATAATAAATGGCTTTCTTACACAAGTCTTACTAGTAGTGATGCGGCTTCTCTAAAATCTTTGAGTAGCAAAAAGATTGAAAGTAACTTTGCTAGCGACCTTGTCTTCGGTACTGCTGGCCTTAGAGGTAAGCTTGGTCTAGGAACTAATATGATGAATGTTTACACTGTAAAGCTTGCTGCAAAAGCTATTGCTTTGGTGTTAAAGCAAAAATTTTCTAATCCATCTGTTGTTATCGGCTATGATACAAGGCATATGTCTAAGGACTTTGCTAATATAAGTAAAAATATCTTTACTAATGAGGGCATCAAGGTATACTTATTTAATGAGCCGCTACCCACTCCATTTGTAAGCTATGGTATAAGGCACTATAAAGCAAGCGCTGGTGTTATGGTTACAGCTAGTCATAACCCTAAGGACTACAACGGCTACAAGGTATATAATGAGCACGGCTCACAAATTCTTGAAGATATGGCAGATAGTGTTCAAAGTGCAATGAAAGAAGTCGACTTTGATGAGGTGTCGATTACTGATACAAACGATGCTCTTCTTAAAATAATTGATGATGAATTTTTCAAGTCTTACTACAGAGACCTCTACTCTATAAAATTAGATTTAGATATGGACAAGGACTTAAACTTTGTCTATACTCCGCTTAACGGAACTGGTCTAAAGCCTATACTTAAAGTTATTAAGGACTTTGGCTTTAATAATTACCATATACCGAAAAGGCAAGAAATTCCAGACCCTGATTTTAAAACTTGCCCTTATCCTAATCCTGAATTCAAGGAGGCTTTCAATTTAGCTATAGCACTAGCTAAGAAGCACGGCTCTGATGTGATATTTGCAAGTGACCCTGACTGCGACAGGATTAACATGGCGCTTAAACAAAAGGATGACTATGTAATCTTAGATGGCAATAGAGTTGGCGCTCTTATGCTTGACTTCATTCTAAATCATGTGAAGGCTCCAAAGACTTCTTACCTTGTTAAGTCCATCGTAACATCCGACTTTGCAAAGGCTATAGCTGAGGAGCATGGTCTAGAGTGCGTAGATGTTTTAACTGGCTTTAAAAATATTTGCAAGCTTGCAAACGACTTTGAAAAAGATAAGAACAAGCACTTCTTCTTTGGATTTGAAGAGAGCATAGGCTATGTTTACAAAGATTTTGTTAGAGACAAAGACGCTGTGAATGCTTTTATGATACTTTTGCAAATGACATCTTATTACAAGAAGCGCGGCATGGACATCTTAGAGCACTTAGATGAGCTTTATAAAAAGTACGGCTACTTTGTACAAGCACAAGAGTCCATAGTCTTTGAAGGACTTGCTGGCAAAGAAAAGATGGATAGGATCATGGATGATTTCAGAAATAATTACAAGGCTGAGATTGATGAACTTAAATTTGTTAAAAGAGTCGACTACTTAAATGATGAAACTGGTCTTGATAAGTCAAATGTATTGAAGTACTATCTTGATCCATACTCGTGGATAGCTATAAGGCCGTCGGGCACAGAGCCAAAAATTAAGTTCTATTTCTCGATAAGAACAAAGAATGAAGCTGAAGCAAAGAAAGAATTAGATAGAATTAAAAGTATATTTTTAGAAAAAATTAAATAA
- the recA gene encoding recombinase RecA, with protein sequence MDKNEKEKALEDALKKIEKDFGKGSIMRLGDHAKLNIESIPTGCLSLDMALGIGGIPKGRIIEIYGPESSGKTTLTLHIIAECQKRGGTAAFIDAEHALDPQYARNLGVDIDKLIVSQPDNGEQGLDIAEALVRSGAVDLVVVDSVAALVPKTEIEGAMGDATIGLQARLMSQAMRKLSGVISKTKSTVVFINQLREKIGIMFGSPETTTGGKALKFYSSVRLDIRKFDVIKQKEETAVGKKEDVIIGNRVRVKVVKNKVAPPFKVVEFDIMYGTGISKEGDILDVAVDRGIIEKAGAWFSYNGEKLGQGRENVKQLFKDKPELMEEVELKVREASKSEDEAIELEASQETEE encoded by the coding sequence ATGGACAAGAACGAAAAAGAAAAAGCTCTTGAGGATGCTTTAAAGAAGATTGAAAAAGATTTTGGCAAAGGTTCAATAATGAGACTTGGCGATCACGCTAAGCTAAATATTGAAAGCATACCAACTGGTTGCTTATCACTAGATATGGCTTTAGGTATAGGTGGTATTCCAAAGGGAAGAATCATCGAAATTTATGGACCTGAATCAAGTGGTAAGACTACTCTTACATTGCATATCATTGCTGAGTGTCAAAAAAGAGGCGGCACAGCTGCTTTTATCGACGCAGAGCACGCTTTGGATCCTCAATATGCTAGGAACTTAGGTGTAGATATCGATAAGCTTATAGTATCTCAACCAGACAATGGTGAGCAAGGTCTTGATATAGCAGAGGCACTTGTAAGAAGTGGCGCTGTTGATTTAGTTGTTGTTGACTCTGTTGCTGCACTAGTACCAAAGACTGAGATCGAAGGAGCTATGGGAGACGCAACTATAGGTTTGCAAGCAAGACTTATGTCACAAGCAATGAGAAAGCTTTCAGGAGTTATATCTAAGACAAAGTCAACAGTTGTTTTCATAAACCAATTAAGAGAAAAGATTGGTATCATGTTTGGTAGTCCAGAAACAACAACAGGTGGTAAGGCATTGAAGTTCTACTCATCAGTAAGACTTGATATAAGAAAGTTTGATGTAATAAAACAAAAAGAGGAGACAGCAGTTGGCAAGAAGGAAGACGTCATTATAGGTAACAGAGTTCGTGTTAAAGTTGTTAAGAACAAAGTTGCACCCCCATTCAAAGTTGTTGAATTTGATATCATGTATGGAACTGGTATCTCAAAAGAAGGAGATATCCTAGACGTTGCAGTTGATAGAGGCATAATCGAAAAGGCTGGCGCGTGGTTCTCATACAATGGCGAAAAACTTGGCCAAGGTAGAGAGAATGTTAAACAATTATTTAAAGATAAACCTGAACTAATGGAAGAGGTTGAATTAAAAGTTAGAGAAGCAAGCAAAAGTGAAGACGAAGCTATAGAATTAGAAGCGTCACAAGAGACAGAAGAATAA